The proteins below come from a single Panicum hallii strain FIL2 chromosome 7, PHallii_v3.1, whole genome shotgun sequence genomic window:
- the LOC112901708 gene encoding uncharacterized protein LOC112901708 has protein sequence MADDPNMNFGAFSQSLCNQHVVSFQTSATTSGSGGMPAYLDCSTGMDASVGMLSTTPSVVVSTGSSNMPADPGQNLKYGGPLAADWTHLELQILRDGLEKYVHEQGIMKYIKIAAALPNKTVRDIAMRCQWVGKKVNTRRRKAQEHHTGRNIKERKDKFVEPALWGANHPLQTGMRTNSFVPHNVQNNLFLSGASEIDRPVQHLLEENNQLLHQIETNILTFQAQNNIDLFHRARRNINDLLHITTQLPGMSTKMPPLRVSVNEGLASFVLPGISMDQILGSSHLKEEPRGW, from the exons ATGGCAGACGATCCTAATATGAATTTTGGGGCGTTTTCCCAGTCACTCTGCAACCAGCATGTAGTTTCATTTCAGACAAGTGCAACCACTAGCGGGTCTGGAGGCATGCCAGCGTACCTGGATTGTTCCACTGGGATGGATGCCAGTGTGGGGATGTTGAGCACCACACCTTCAGTGGTTGTTTCTACTGGTTCATCTAATATGCCAGCTGATCCGGGGCAGAACCTCAAATATGGAGGGCCGCTGGCTGCAGATTGGACACATCTTGAGCTTCAAATTCTGAGAGATGGCCTGGAGAA ATATGTTCATGAACAAGGCATCATGAAGTATATAAAGATAGCAGCAGCATTACCGAACAAGACAGTAAGAGACATCGCAATGAGGTGCCAGTGGGTAGGG AAGAAAGTAAATACAAGACGAAGGAAGGCCCAAGAACACCATACTGGCAGAAatataaaagaaagaaag GATAAATTTGTAGAGCCTGCACTGTGGGGAGCAAATCATCCTCTTCAAACTGGCATGAGAACCAATTCATTTGTGCCGCATAATGTTCAAAACAATCTGTTTCTATCTGGAG CCTCTGAGATAGATCGTCCAGTACAGCATCTACTGGAGGAAAATAATCAGCTTCTTCATCAAATTGAAACAAATATTCTGACATTTCAG GCTCAGAACAACATTGATCTCTTCCATCGGGCAAGAAGGAACATTAATGATCTTCTACATAT CACGACTCAACTGCCTGGAATGAGTACCAAGATGCCTCCGCTTCGCGTCTCAGTGAATGAAGGTCTTGCTAGCTTCGTGCTTCCTGGCATTTCAATG GATCAAATTCTTGGAAGCAGCCATTTGAAGGAGGAGCCAAGAGGATGGTAG
- the LOC112901709 gene encoding oxygen-evolving enhancer protein 3-1, chloroplastic: MSTIPFHLPAALSETPGAAHGTPHPVENPKQSDAAPRRTRAAMAARLAVQAPSPSLSRAENTSPGPKPPPSNSVRQPQKQKPATTSRRLATTAAAALVASRLLAPAASSAAAGAFDLRITLPEQSSEEAEAVVRTHARNLLRVKRFADAGEWRELQAALRASASNLKQDLYAIIQARPAGQRPDLRRLYSDLFNSVTSLDYAARDKDEVQVQEYYSKIVSAIDEIFSKIM; this comes from the exons ATGTCGACCATTCCATTCCATTTGCCTGCCGCGTTATCCGAAACACCTGGCGCAGCACACGGCACACCTCACCCCGTCGAGAACCCGAAGCAGAGCGACGCCGCACCaaggcgcacgcgcgcggcaaTGGCAGCGCGCCTCGCCGTCCAGGCGCCGTCCCCGAGCCTGTCACGGGCCGAGAACACGTCCCCGGGCCCCAAGCCGCCGCCGAGCAACAGCGTCCGGCAGCCCCAGAAGCAGAAGCCAGCCACCACCAGCCGGAGGCTAGCgacgacagcggcggcggcgctcgtggcgTCCCGGCTGCTGGCGCCCGCggcgagcagcgccgccgccggcgcgttcGACCTGCGCATCACGCTGCCGGAGCAGTCCAGCGAGGAGGCCGAGGCCGTGGTGCGGACCCACGCGCGGAACCTGCTGCGGGTGAAGCGGTTCGCCGACGCCGGGGAGTGGCGGGAGCTCCAGGCGGCGCTGCGCGCCAGCGCGTCCAACCTCAAGCAGGACCTGTACGCAATCATCCAGGCGAGGCCCGCGGGGCAGCGCCCCGACCTGCGCAGGCTCTACTCCGACCTCTTCAACAGCGTCACCAGC CTGGACTACGCGGCCAGAGACAAGGACGAGGTCCAGGTGCAGGAATACTACAGCAAAATCGTCTCTGCCATCGACGAAATTTTCTCCAAGATCATGTAG